One window of Acropora palmata chromosome 1, jaAcrPala1.3, whole genome shotgun sequence genomic DNA carries:
- the LOC141875632 gene encoding somatostatin receptor type 2-like isoform X1 produces the protein MDAARPSLSSKNHAIILLLYAVNAVVVPSLLLECCSRTSSVTSDLKTDKMETNTTRASLSQDIIFASLYSFIVIFGIIGNCLVITVVRKTPSMHTTTNYLLMNLAVADVLTLLLCPGVYDFALTSVHLQGFSGDLICKLFVGNAIVPITINAGVLTVCTIAVERYFALVKPFHTALRMSKSSVRYVVVIVWIIAVLSCIPDIQANTFNTSVSSRYPCMRPWTLDEYAFQKPHIIFTCVCFGFTSSLVVLFCYTEIIRGLYITKTICSGSTITEAEKKEKKQLALLLVWLSIAFAFCSLPFAIFFTFLAFADSGTVQNNYELLYILHRISRFLLSSNSFFNPILYAWQSTNYRSGLSDICTCFKISDCISCFRKRRCVALNAESKPKRNENCVALEMRNLNESVHPRENHLAGMQVA, from the exons ATGGATGCCGCACGACCGTCATTGTCATCTAAAAACcatgcaataatattattgttgtatgCCGTCAACGCCGTCGTTGTCCCGTCTCTG CTGCTCGAATGTTGCTCCAGGACTTCATCAGTTACAAG TGATTTGAAGACGGACAAAATGGAGACTAACACAACCAGAGCATCGCTGAGCCAAGATATTATTTTTGCCTCGTTGTACTCGTTTATTGTTATATTTGGCATCATCGGAAACTGCCTTGTGATTACAGTTGTGCGCAAGACTCCATCAATGCACACCACGACCAACTATCTCCTGATGAACTTGGCCGTGGCTGATGTTCTGACTCTCTTACTCTGCCCTGGCGTGTATGACTTTGCTCTAACATCAGTTCACCTTCAAGGATTCTCAGGGGATTTGATTTGCAAATTATTCGTGGGAAATGCAATTGTGCCGATCACGATCAACGCTGGCGTGCTAACAGTCTGCACAATTGCAGTGGAACGATATTTCGCGCTTGTGAAACCTTTCCATACTGCATTAAGAATGTCGAAGTCATCTGTTCGATATGTTGTTGTGATCGTCTGGATTATTGCAGTGTTATCTTGCATCCCTGATATTCAAGCCAACACCTTCAACACCTCTGTTTCTTCAAGATACCCTTGCATGCGACCGTGGACGCTGGATGAGTATGCTTTTCAAAAGCCCCATATCATTTTCACATGCGTCTGTTTCGGCTTCACGAGCTCCttggttgttttattttgttacacGGAAATCATTCGTGGATTGTACATCACAAAAACAATCTGCTCGGGATCCACTATCACAGAAGctgaaaagaaggaaaagaaacaactCGCCCTCCTCCTTGTATGGCTTAGCATAGCTTTTGCATTTTGCTCTCTACCgtttgcaatatttttcactttccttGCTTTTGCGGACTCAGGCACTGTACAAAACAACTATGAACTATTGTACATCCTTCACAGAATCTCTCGATTTTTGCTTTcgtcaaattcatttttcaatccTATTTTGTATGCCTGGCAGAGCACGAACTACCGCTCTGGACTCAGTGATATATGCACTTGTTTTAAAATCAGTGATTGCATCTCGTGTTTTCGAAAGAGAAGATGTGTTGCTCTTAACGCAGAATCCAAACCAAAGAGGAATGAAAATTGCGTAGCATTAGAAATGAGAAATCTGAATGAAAGCGTGCATCCTAGAGAAAATCATTTGGCAGGGATGCAGGTGGCATGA
- the LOC141875632 gene encoding substance-P receptor-like isoform X2, with amino-acid sequence MVEYSQSMANLNSDLKTDKMETNTTRASLSQDIIFASLYSFIVIFGIIGNCLVITVVRKTPSMHTTTNYLLMNLAVADVLTLLLCPGVYDFALTSVHLQGFSGDLICKLFVGNAIVPITINAGVLTVCTIAVERYFALVKPFHTALRMSKSSVRYVVVIVWIIAVLSCIPDIQANTFNTSVSSRYPCMRPWTLDEYAFQKPHIIFTCVCFGFTSSLVVLFCYTEIIRGLYITKTICSGSTITEAEKKEKKQLALLLVWLSIAFAFCSLPFAIFFTFLAFADSGTVQNNYELLYILHRISRFLLSSNSFFNPILYAWQSTNYRSGLSDICTCFKISDCISCFRKRRCVALNAESKPKRNENCVALEMRNLNESVHPRENHLAGMQVA; translated from the coding sequence TGATTTGAAGACGGACAAAATGGAGACTAACACAACCAGAGCATCGCTGAGCCAAGATATTATTTTTGCCTCGTTGTACTCGTTTATTGTTATATTTGGCATCATCGGAAACTGCCTTGTGATTACAGTTGTGCGCAAGACTCCATCAATGCACACCACGACCAACTATCTCCTGATGAACTTGGCCGTGGCTGATGTTCTGACTCTCTTACTCTGCCCTGGCGTGTATGACTTTGCTCTAACATCAGTTCACCTTCAAGGATTCTCAGGGGATTTGATTTGCAAATTATTCGTGGGAAATGCAATTGTGCCGATCACGATCAACGCTGGCGTGCTAACAGTCTGCACAATTGCAGTGGAACGATATTTCGCGCTTGTGAAACCTTTCCATACTGCATTAAGAATGTCGAAGTCATCTGTTCGATATGTTGTTGTGATCGTCTGGATTATTGCAGTGTTATCTTGCATCCCTGATATTCAAGCCAACACCTTCAACACCTCTGTTTCTTCAAGATACCCTTGCATGCGACCGTGGACGCTGGATGAGTATGCTTTTCAAAAGCCCCATATCATTTTCACATGCGTCTGTTTCGGCTTCACGAGCTCCttggttgttttattttgttacacGGAAATCATTCGTGGATTGTACATCACAAAAACAATCTGCTCGGGATCCACTATCACAGAAGctgaaaagaaggaaaagaaacaactCGCCCTCCTCCTTGTATGGCTTAGCATAGCTTTTGCATTTTGCTCTCTACCgtttgcaatatttttcactttccttGCTTTTGCGGACTCAGGCACTGTACAAAACAACTATGAACTATTGTACATCCTTCACAGAATCTCTCGATTTTTGCTTTcgtcaaattcatttttcaatccTATTTTGTATGCCTGGCAGAGCACGAACTACCGCTCTGGACTCAGTGATATATGCACTTGTTTTAAAATCAGTGATTGCATCTCGTGTTTTCGAAAGAGAAGATGTGTTGCTCTTAACGCAGAATCCAAACCAAAGAGGAATGAAAATTGCGTAGCATTAGAAATGAGAAATCTGAATGAAAGCGTGCATCCTAGAGAAAATCATTTGGCAGGGATGCAGGTGGCATGA
- the LOC141875632 gene encoding tachykinin-like peptides receptor 86C isoform X3 produces METNTTRASLSQDIIFASLYSFIVIFGIIGNCLVITVVRKTPSMHTTTNYLLMNLAVADVLTLLLCPGVYDFALTSVHLQGFSGDLICKLFVGNAIVPITINAGVLTVCTIAVERYFALVKPFHTALRMSKSSVRYVVVIVWIIAVLSCIPDIQANTFNTSVSSRYPCMRPWTLDEYAFQKPHIIFTCVCFGFTSSLVVLFCYTEIIRGLYITKTICSGSTITEAEKKEKKQLALLLVWLSIAFAFCSLPFAIFFTFLAFADSGTVQNNYELLYILHRISRFLLSSNSFFNPILYAWQSTNYRSGLSDICTCFKISDCISCFRKRRCVALNAESKPKRNENCVALEMRNLNESVHPRENHLAGMQVA; encoded by the coding sequence ATGGAGACTAACACAACCAGAGCATCGCTGAGCCAAGATATTATTTTTGCCTCGTTGTACTCGTTTATTGTTATATTTGGCATCATCGGAAACTGCCTTGTGATTACAGTTGTGCGCAAGACTCCATCAATGCACACCACGACCAACTATCTCCTGATGAACTTGGCCGTGGCTGATGTTCTGACTCTCTTACTCTGCCCTGGCGTGTATGACTTTGCTCTAACATCAGTTCACCTTCAAGGATTCTCAGGGGATTTGATTTGCAAATTATTCGTGGGAAATGCAATTGTGCCGATCACGATCAACGCTGGCGTGCTAACAGTCTGCACAATTGCAGTGGAACGATATTTCGCGCTTGTGAAACCTTTCCATACTGCATTAAGAATGTCGAAGTCATCTGTTCGATATGTTGTTGTGATCGTCTGGATTATTGCAGTGTTATCTTGCATCCCTGATATTCAAGCCAACACCTTCAACACCTCTGTTTCTTCAAGATACCCTTGCATGCGACCGTGGACGCTGGATGAGTATGCTTTTCAAAAGCCCCATATCATTTTCACATGCGTCTGTTTCGGCTTCACGAGCTCCttggttgttttattttgttacacGGAAATCATTCGTGGATTGTACATCACAAAAACAATCTGCTCGGGATCCACTATCACAGAAGctgaaaagaaggaaaagaaacaactCGCCCTCCTCCTTGTATGGCTTAGCATAGCTTTTGCATTTTGCTCTCTACCgtttgcaatatttttcactttccttGCTTTTGCGGACTCAGGCACTGTACAAAACAACTATGAACTATTGTACATCCTTCACAGAATCTCTCGATTTTTGCTTTcgtcaaattcatttttcaatccTATTTTGTATGCCTGGCAGAGCACGAACTACCGCTCTGGACTCAGTGATATATGCACTTGTTTTAAAATCAGTGATTGCATCTCGTGTTTTCGAAAGAGAAGATGTGTTGCTCTTAACGCAGAATCCAAACCAAAGAGGAATGAAAATTGCGTAGCATTAGAAATGAGAAATCTGAATGAAAGCGTGCATCCTAGAGAAAATCATTTGGCAGGGATGCAGGTGGCATGA